Within Vicia villosa cultivar HV-30 ecotype Madison, WI linkage group LG1, Vvil1.0, whole genome shotgun sequence, the genomic segment TAAGCTAGCTTAATTTATAGTTATGCAGAAACATTAGATACTGTGTTAAAGTTAGGCTTATCAGACCTGAATTTTGAAACTAAAAAGTGTAGTTTTTATCAATATTATTGTGGTACATGATTCCGTCAAACTCTCTACACCAACTAGCACCAACACCTCTGAACAGAGGTGCATCCGGTGTCCAACACGTGTCACACTGATACGACACCAACACatgtgattacgtttaatttaagATTGCAACTTGTCATACTTTTTCATTTAACAGTTTTGCTTCTAAAATTATAATGCCTATCTACTTAAAAAACATACTCACTTGATTTATTTGTTATGTAATAGGATTCCACCAATGCAGATGGGGTTATCACAACCTATCTGTTGTAGAAGATGTTGTCGAAAATTACAAGAAAGCCAAAATCCCCCTTGATGTTATATGGAACGATGACGATCACATGGATGGACATAAGGATTTCACACTCAATCCAGTTAGCTACCCTCATTCAAAGCTCTTAAACTTTCTAGATAGAATACACAGCATTGGAATGAAATACATTGTGATCAATGATCCTGGAATAGCTGTTAACTCTAGTTATGGTGTATACCAAAGAGGCATGGCTAATGATGTTTTTATCAAGTATGAGGGTGAACCTTTCTTGGCTCAAGTTTGGCCAGGAGCAGTGTACTTTCCTGATTTTCTCAATCCAAAAACAGTTTCTTGGTGGGGTGATGAGATTCGCCGCTTCCATGAACTAGTCCCGATTGATGGCTTATGGATTGACATGAATGAAGCCTCAAATTTCTGCTCTGGAAAGTGTACAATTCCTAAAGGAAAAGTGTGCCCAAGTGGAACAGGACCCGGTTGGATATGTTGCTTAGATTGCAAAAACATCACTAAAACGCGATGGGATGATCCTCCCTACAAAATAAATGCTTCAGGATTACAAGCTCCTATAGGTTTCAAAACTATAGCCACGAGTGCAGTTCACTATAACGGTGTTTTAGAGTACGATGCTCATAGTATTTATGGTTTTGCTCAAACCATTGCAACTCACAAGGCCCTTCAGGGGCTTCAAGGAAAAAGGccttttattttatcccgctCGACTTATGTTGGTTCAGGCAAATATGCAGCACATTGGACAGGTGACAACAAAGGAACATGGGAGGATTTAAGATACTCAATATCTACAATGCTGAATTTCGGAATATTTGGAGTGCCAATGGTTGGCTCTGATATATGCGGTTTCTATCCAGCCCCGACTGAAGAGCTTTGCAATAGGTGGATCGAAGTTGGTGCTTTCTACCCTTTCTCAAGAGACCATGCAAACTACTACTCTCCAAGACAAGAGCTTTACCAATGGGAATCCGTAGCCGAATCGGCTAGAAATTCTCTAGGGATGAGATATAAGCTCCTACCCTATCTGTACACGTTAAACTACGAGGCACATATTAGTGGAGCCCCGATTGCTCGGCCTCTTTTCTTCTCGTTTCCAAATTATGTTCAATGTTACGGCCTAAGCACTCAGTTCTTACTTGGAAGTGGCCTAATGATTTCTCCTGTTCTCGAGCAAGGGAAAACGGAAGTTAAAGCACTCTTTCCGCCCGGAACATGGTACAGTTTATTTGATTTGACACAAGTCATTGTTTCAAAAGACGGAAACTATGTGACCCTTAATGCACCCTTGCATGTGGTCAATGTGCATTTATATCAGAACATCATTCTTCCAATGCAACAAGGTGGTCTGGTATCTAAGGATGCTAGAATGACACCTTTTAGCCTCATTGTGACATTTCCAGCTGGTGCAAATGAAGGTGTGGCTAAAGGGAACTTATTCCTTGACGACGACGAGCTTCCAGAAATGAAGCTTGGAAATGGCCATTCAACATATATTGACTTTCATGCAAGTGTGAAAGAAGGAACTGTGAAAGTTTGGTCAGAAGTCCAAGAGGGTGGGTTTGCTTTGGATAAAGGTTGGGTTATTGACACAATAAATGTATTGGGATTGAATGGAAATGGAGCAACAGCTACAATGGAAATAGATGGTACACAATCAAATGTGAAAATTGATATAACTCAACAAAGTTACTTATATGGACAAGGAGATGGAGAAAAGAAGACAGTGATGGCAGGAATGAAGGGATTGAATATCCCAGTAGGTAAAAATTTCTCTGTGACTTGGAAGATGGGATCATGATTGGGACTTCAAAATTTGCTATTGTGTTTTCTATCATTTCATCCACAATTTGAAATAGAAACACATAGATAATGTTGTAAAATTAGTTCATGCAAAAGACCAAAATGAAGTCCAGTAAAGTTATTATTCACTAAATGCACCAAAATAGTACAATATTTCAATATTCACAAAACCTTATGATAACACTTTCTTCACATTCACACACCATGATATTGACGAGGTCGGGTAAAAAGGGACTGATATGATACACATTATCACGGAacatttttgttgtttgaaaagctTAACAATGAATTGAATAAACTAGTAGTACTATTATTCCAAATGTTCATTACAAAAATTCATATGGAAAATCATGCAAATTATTTAGCACTTATCTGGGTCCTTGATGCTTAAGGAAAATGCATTTGTTTGGGGGATGCATGCAAAGTGTTTGATCATAAGCCGTATAGGAACATTCTCAAGAAGAGCAAGATTCTAAAGTGTTTAACATCCCAGTGCCAGAAAATAAGAACATAATATTCATTTAATTCCTTTGAGTTCATATCCTTATAATCCATACCCGAATACAATATGAAAACGAGAGCGTACTTAAGTTTGTCATTAGAATCGTTGAAGTTTTGTGGGTATGTGATCTTCCAATTTGTAGAATACCTTAGGGTTTCTTGATTCTCTTCTGAtggagaaaaagagagaaaacctCATAAATAGTGTTATCGTTTTCTATAAATGAGGACCATAACTAGGACTGTTAAAAAAACTATGAATCGAACCGTACCGCCGAACCaaactgaagttaaaataaccGAACCGTTATGTTTGGTTAGTAAATCAAACCACATTATACAAACGGTACTAGAGCCAAACCAAAACTGTAATCGAACTGAACCAAACTGAAACTAAAAATGGAAAATACAAAAAacaagttttaaaatttttttaaaaaaattaaaaatagtttaatggTTATGTTCTTCGATAAACGGTTGGTTTGGGAAAAATTAACTTTTAACGGTTCGGAATTTCAAAACGGTATACCAAACCAATTATTATCGTTCGGTTCAGTTTTGAGTAAATTGAAACGGTTCAGTTCAGATCGAGTCCATTTTTATTGTGGTTCGGTTCAATTCAGTTTGATTTTCACAGTAAATCATACCATAAACAACCCTAACCATAATCCATATATATAACTCCTTTAAGGTTTTAATATTCTAATTCGACATCGTCAtattgacttatggaaatttttttcttttaaataatcaCTTTTCTCAAGAAAAAAACTCAAATAGCCattcttttaaaagaaaatattaaagtaactatttttataacaaaaaaattttGCCACACAAAAGAGACGTGACCCTATGTAACgcatacattaaaattaaagagaaagCATCACATTACATGATGAATGAGGTTAGAGTTTCTCAAAATTAAAACTCATATATTCcggtaaaaacaaaattaaaaaaaaaaagtattttaaaaattaacatgtttgattctaatttttaaaatgtttattttctatttctatataaagtttattatatatatatatatatgataaaaactAAGTTTAATCGTTAGTCTATGAATACACTGTAGAATTGATAAATTATAGTATTCCTCCACAGTGTAGTGTAGTGTAGTAGTAGAGTGTAGGAATTTAGAAAATGTCAAAAATACTCAAAGTTGTACACAGAATATgcattattgttttatttttgttagaTAAGTCATCGACAACAACGGCATGTCACCGTAACAGGCGGCAAATTAGACATTTTCTTATCTTCCAACAACATTATAGAAAAAGTTAACGGCAATAACACTTTCCACACACCCACCAAATACAACACTTGTCACATCAATTaccataaacaataaataattattttaacacattatcaATTTTAAATACATCAAAAATTATAAACAGTTGAAAAAATATTTCGATAATAATAACCAAAATACTTGTTTGTCAATTCACCACGTGTAATTTAATTTGGCTCCAAAAAAATATGTAGGGCCCACACATTGGCGGGAAAGAGAAGCCATACCCTATCTTGTTCTCACACGCAGACGGAGTGACTCACTCAATCCGGCGTTACCCACATGATCCTATCTTTTCTCTTTGGTGCCATTGTGGCCCCACACTTTGCATCTAATGCGGTCAAACAAAAAAATCACCATGCATGACCCATACATACTCATCATCATACATATACATACATGTGTAAAATATATAAAGACATCAATGGACAACAAAAACATGCGTCACGTGACCTAACCTGACACCAGTACAAAGGACATGGAATTAATTATACTCTCACCTACGCACGTACGCTCACATCACGTGATATTCTAAAAATCTTTTTACATACTAGTAGTATATTACATGAATCGTATGATACAgtactattatactattattatattattatatttattatattatataataataattaattaattaataatataatataatagtaGTGTCTATTTATCTGCCTCCAATCTATTATGAAGTTATGGAAACGCACGATGGAGAGATATATTGTTTTGTTAGTTGAGTGCACCTGACCAACTCTagtatttcttttattatttaagaAACATTAGTattatttatgttagtggattctattactattatttatttattgcacCACTAACCCTCACGTTCgttcattttaatatttaacaacGTAACCACTAAAATACTCTTAGTATGGGTTCCGTTTTATATGGATTTTTCACGTGACTTGATGCTGAATAGGTTTAGCAtccttggaaattttggagtgaATTATGAAAAATTTGACAcaacttttttgttttttaagtattgattaattctaaaaatattttgaagtgtttgtcGAGTTTGGCAAGGAGTCGAATTAAGTTTCAGTTGAATCTTATATGGTTAAATAAAAGTTATTGATAGTAATAAAAAATAGTTGAATATGAAATAGACTAGTCTTAAGTCACATAATATAATCATACTCATAGTTTAATATTCAACTCAAATTATTGAAAAccttataattaaatttatacatACGACTACGAGATGTATATTTAGAATAACGTACCAAGACGCCAAGCATAAATATTAACCTGGTAGCTCAAATAGAAAACAATTGTTATGGCATGAGAAATTAGCATCTATGACCATCAATGCTCTTTACGATTTTATGACAACAAGGAGACCGTGACAATAATAACCATAGATATGATGTCATTGTTCTCTAAAGATTCTGCACTATAAATAAGTGAATCTAAAGGAGCTAAAAACAAGCAACTTGTATACACAAAAGCTATCATTTCACCGCGTCTTCTCCCGACCAGTTTCTGcgaaattatcaatattattcTTCAGAAACAATTGTCGTCCACTGTGGGGTCTGGTAAAACTCTCTCAGACCACATAAAATTGCAAATAGACTGACGAGAAGCAGGGCCAACAGAATGAATATTTACATAACAAAGTTCACGAACTTCAACAGCAACACCTGCAACCTCCACctgaagatgaggattttgagGACCATATTAATACACAAGTGTTATTAGAGGAAATATGGAATAATGAGGTCTCGAAAAATTTCAAACCCCATCAGCTCTCATTGTTCAACGGAAAGCACGGCTCACAGGAGCGTATCTTAATTGTCAACACCCAAATGACTATCATCGGAGCTAGTGAATCATTAAAGTGTAAGCTGATGGATAGGACCCTAAAGAATGGGCTATTACGCTGGTACATGGGGTTGGCAAGACACTCTATGACGAGCTACCAAGATTTGGCCAAAAGGTTGATCCACCAATTCTCCGCCAGAGACAGGACGAGACGCTCTAGTAGTATGTGACGTGTTTTAACGAAGAAGCCATCAAAATGGCTCATCCTAATCATAAGATGATCGTGGGAGCTTTTCATAATGGTTAGAGGGTCGAACACTTCAACAAATCGTTGACCCAAAAACCTGCCACCACGATGGACGATATCACCACCCGGGTGAAATATTACATATGATGGGAAGAAAATAATGCAGAGAAAAAGACAAGATATGTCAGAGAGAAAGGTCTGTCTCCTCGATCCGAAGGCGTGGGACTTAAAATAACTAAGGAACAATTATATGGTTGGAACAAACTGGCCCGTTCGGGGAGGCTCGATAGAAGAGCGTTGGACTCCTCTGAACTCCATTAGAGAGAATATTATGCACGAAACATGCGCAACTCGAGTTATCCCAGAAGCATACCCCCTCGGGGAGATACGATAAGGCCCAGTTCTGGAAATTGGTGCAAGTATCACAAAATTTGAGGACATCACACCGAGGACTGTTACGATTTGAAAttaaaaattgagaaaattattcaaatgggGCGCTTCCAGAAGTATGTGCAAAATGAAGGACGGTCCTCCCCAGATTGTGCCAATGAGCGAATGTCACCCCTAAAGAAAGTTAGGAGGGAAGAGAAAAGGAGAAGCGCCCCACGCCATACACTTAACATTATTGTTGAGGGCTTCACCGGGGGAGGTGAATCTATCTGGGCACAGAAAAGCTATGCAAGGTAGGTAATGCATATTTCCCACAACCCCCGACCAACATCATCCTTCTGAATCCTAGATAAGTTTTTCAAGGCGAGATGTGGAGGGCGTAGTGCCACACGAAGATGATCCAATGGTGATTAGCATCTAAATCAGAAAGTGGGACGTAAAACGAGTTCTGATCGACCCAGGTAGCTCGGCGAATGTTATGAATTGGAAGTCTTTTAGGGTTTAAGACTTGACATGGATTTTGTATGACCGTTTAAAGGATCGTTAGCGGGATTCTTAGGAGAGAAAAATCCAAGTGTTAGGTTACATCAATTTAGGCACTATCTTTAGAAAGGAGAAAATGCGAAAGAAACGAAAGTCAGATATATGGTGGTCAACGCCCATCTCCTTACAACATCATAATTGGGCTTCCGAATTTCAACGCTCTAAAGGCTGCTCTATCAGTTCTATATTTGACTATGAAGCTCCCTCTGGAAGACGGGCGAGTAGGAGTCATCAAGGCAATTTAGGAGCAAGTTATGCAATGCTACCGGGATAGCTTACAACTCAGCAAAGCCAAAAAGGAAAAACTGATCCTAGGGCCATACGACGTGCAATTCGTATATCTCGACTCACGAAACGAGTCCCCGAAAAATATCTTGACATCAGTCGAagaccaaaagaggatcaagattgGTTCATAGCAACATCAAATGACTCAAATAGGAACTACGCTTTCAATAGAAGAGGAATTAGAGATTGTTAGCCTACTGAGGAAGAACTTTGACCTCTTCTCCTGGATCCCAACAGACATGCCAAACATCAACCCCGACGTGGTGTGTAACACCCTCTAAACCTCACAGAAAATATATCGCATAACTAGAGTAAATATATGCATATCACAGAGGGTGTCACATGTATTAAAAATTTTCAATATCACAAAACTACATAAAGCCTCTGGTCATGTTTATAAcacacatttgaatatcatatttcATATGCACATCACAGCGGAATAATAAAATGATATCAAATAACAATGTCTCATCATACAATAATTCACGCATATAAGCATTAGTCACTAAGGCCA encodes:
- the LOC131642650 gene encoding alpha-xylosidase 1-like; this translates as MASLNPLATLFLSYLLLTLLLSEAKHTTSSKSTKIGQGYRLISIQDDPNGAVTGLLQVKEKNDIYGPDIPLLRFYVKHETENRLRVQITDAKNKRWEVPYNLLPREQPPPLKQNIKRLKKKKPLSVSEYSSSELVFSYTSDPFSFAVKRKSNGDTLFDSNSNNSDSFGPLVFKDQYLEISTKLSKDASLYGFGENTQPHGIKLHPNDPYTLFTTDVSAINLNTDLYGSHPVYMDLRNEGGKSYAHGVLLLNSNGMDVFYKGTSLTYKVIGGVLDFYFFAGPTPLNVVDQYTSFIGRPAPMPYWAFGFHQCRWGYHNLSVVEDVVENYKKAKIPLDVIWNDDDHMDGHKDFTLNPVSYPHSKLLNFLDRIHSIGMKYIVINDPGIAVNSSYGVYQRGMANDVFIKYEGEPFLAQVWPGAVYFPDFLNPKTVSWWGDEIRRFHELVPIDGLWIDMNEASNFCSGKCTIPKGKVCPSGTGPGWICCLDCKNITKTRWDDPPYKINASGLQAPIGFKTIATSAVHYNGVLEYDAHSIYGFAQTIATHKALQGLQGKRPFILSRSTYVGSGKYAAHWTGDNKGTWEDLRYSISTMLNFGIFGVPMVGSDICGFYPAPTEELCNRWIEVGAFYPFSRDHANYYSPRQELYQWESVAESARNSLGMRYKLLPYLYTLNYEAHISGAPIARPLFFSFPNYVQCYGLSTQFLLGSGLMISPVLEQGKTEVKALFPPGTWYSLFDLTQVIVSKDGNYVTLNAPLHVVNVHLYQNIILPMQQGGLVSKDARMTPFSLIVTFPAGANEGVAKGNLFLDDDELPEMKLGNGHSTYIDFHASVKEGTVKVWSEVQEGGFALDKGWVIDTINVLGLNGNGATATMEIDGTQSNVKIDITQQSYLYGQGDGEKKTVMAGMKGLNIPVGKNFSVTWKMGS